Part of the Candidatus Syntrophosphaera sp. genome, ATCACAGATCGCGTAATATACGGTGTGGCGGATGCGCAGGACAGCCCACTGCTTGGAGGAGCGGATCCAGAGATGGCGGTTGGAGAGCAGGAAATCCGGCCCGTGCTCCTTCTTGCCGATGGGGTATTCATCCGCAATTTGGATGGGAACGATGGACCTCACGGCAACTTCGTACTGACCCTCAAGTTTCTGATGGGGTTTGGCGATTCCGGTTATTTCAACTGAAGATTCCAGGGTGAGGCGTTTTGCCGTTTCGAACAGCTCTTCGCCCAGATCCGGTTTGAAGGCCACGCACTGGACCTCGCCGCTGCCGTCGCGAAGGACAATGAAGAGGAGTTTTCCGCTGTGGCGGATGGTTCGCACCCAGCCTTTGAGGGTGATCTCCTGGTCCAGGTGTTTGCCCAGGTCTATGATCAGGGTATGTTTCATATTGTACCGTCAGATATGGGTTTTGGGTTGTTTTCCGATGCGGTCCATGATCTGCATCGCGATCTGCAGCGCGCGCAGCCCGGCGGGACCGTCCACCACGGGTTTTTTGTCGTTCAGAACAGCGTCCACAAAGGATTCCAACTCCATGCTCAGCGCGTCCTTGTCCGTTTGGGAAAGGTCGAAGCGCTGGACATCGACCAAATCCTCGGCCTTGACATCTTTGTTTCCCAGCATCAACTGGGGCAGGTATTTCATGACGTCCGGGCTTCTCTTGGTCACGGAAGCCTGCTTGGCAACGAAATCCAGGGAAATATAGGCGTCACGCTGGAAAAAGCGGATCTTTCGCTCCTGCTTCATGGAAACCCGCGAAGAGGTCACATTGGCGATGGCGCCGCTGGCAAACTCGATCCTGGCATTGGCGATGTCGATGCTCGGGGTGAGGATGCCCACGCCGTTGGCGTTGATCTCTTTCACGGGGCTTTGCACGAAGTCCAGGATCAGGTCGATGTCGTGGATCATCAGGTCCAGGACCACGGGCACGTCGGTTCCTCGCGGCTGGAAGGTGGAGATGCGGTGCGACTCTATGAACAGCGGGTCCTGGATGTATTTGT contains:
- a CDS encoding asparagine--tRNA ligase, which encodes MKHTLIIDLGKHLDQEITLKGWVRTIRHSGKLLFIVLRDGSGEVQCVAFKPDLGEELFETAKRLTLESSVEITGIAKPHQKLEGQYEVAVRSIVPIQIADEYPIGKKEHGPDFLLSNRHLWIRSSKQWAVLRIRHTVYYAICDFLNQNHFVRFDSPILTPNACEGTTTLFELDYFDEGKAYLSQSGQLYLETGIMSMGRVYDFGPVFRAERSKTRKHLTEFWMMDAEAAFVEHAESMQIQEDLIRFVIRTVLDKCDAELTI
- a CDS encoding Gfo/Idh/MocA family oxidoreductase, which encodes MLKVAVVGVGHLGRWHAEKFGRLSQCRLMGLFDSRPEQARALGAKLGVKAYASYDELLGEVDAVDIAATTTAHYDLAKAALLAGKHVFIEKPITSELWQAEELVALANARQLKIQVGHIERFNPVTLEVDKYIQDPLFIESHRISTFQPRGTDVPVVLDLMIHDIDLILDFVQSPVKEINANGVGILTPSIDIANARIEFASGAIANVTSSRVSMKQERKIRFFQRDAYISLDFVAKQASVTKRSPDVMKYLPQLMLGNKDVKAEDLVDVQRFDLSQTDKDALSMELESFVDAVLNDKKPVVDGPAGLRALQIAMQIMDRIGKQPKTHI